One region of Qipengyuania gaetbuli genomic DNA includes:
- a CDS encoding BolA family protein — protein MPMKSEDIVALIEEALPGAVVEMRDLAGDNDHWAAKVIAPQFVGKTRVAQHKLVYDALGGRMGGELHALQLTTQVPN, from the coding sequence ATGCCGATGAAATCCGAGGATATCGTCGCGCTGATCGAGGAAGCGCTGCCCGGCGCAGTCGTCGAGATGCGCGACCTTGCCGGCGACAATGATCACTGGGCGGCGAAGGTCATCGCCCCCCAGTTCGTCGGCAAGACCCGCGTCGCCCAGCACAAGCTGGTCTACGATGCACTGGGCGGCAGGATGGGCGGGGAACTCCACGCCTTGCAACTGACGACCCAAGTTCCCAACTGA
- the grxD gene encoding Grx4 family monothiol glutaredoxin encodes MSDVNSRIADLVGSNDVVLFMKGTPLFPQCGFSNRAVAILDHCGVAYESVDVLQDMEIRQGIKSFSDWPTIPQLYVKGEFVGGSDIMMEMFEAGELQQMMEEKQVAKAES; translated from the coding sequence ATGTCCGATGTAAATTCGCGCATCGCCGATCTGGTCGGCAGCAACGACGTGGTCCTCTTCATGAAGGGCACGCCACTTTTCCCGCAGTGCGGCTTTTCCAACCGCGCGGTCGCCATCCTCGACCATTGCGGCGTGGCTTATGAAAGCGTCGACGTCCTGCAGGACATGGAAATCCGCCAGGGCATCAAGAGCTTTTCAGACTGGCCGACCATCCCCCAGCTCTACGTGAAGGGCGAATTCGTCGGCGGCAGCGACATCATGATGGAAATGTTCGAAGCAGGTGAACTTCAGCAGATGATGGAAGAAAAGCAGGTCGCCAAAGCCGAAAGCTGA
- a CDS encoding NUDIX hydrolase: protein MSAPDQTVEPIPAATLVIFRKGRTGPDPQILMTVRSRNMSFAGGMAVFPGGRVDPQDRALARTLASHDREDEVAHRIAAIRETLEETGLALGLTGDMDAGRAAEARAMLLERGELAPVLASFDLTLDLDALTPFARWLPLGLAHNRIFDTMFYLADLGTGAVEVEVDETENTRLFWVSAREALAMADTGEIALIFPTRRNLERLAQFASFDEARDHARATPVRTITPEIVKEAEGSFLTIPDDLGYPVTREQLTSAMRG, encoded by the coding sequence ATGAGCGCACCTGACCAGACTGTCGAACCGATTCCGGCCGCAACGCTGGTCATCTTCCGCAAGGGCCGCACCGGACCCGACCCGCAGATCCTCATGACCGTCCGATCGCGCAACATGAGCTTTGCCGGCGGCATGGCCGTATTCCCCGGCGGGCGTGTGGACCCGCAGGACCGCGCATTGGCGCGCACGCTTGCATCGCATGATCGCGAAGACGAGGTCGCCCATCGCATCGCTGCGATCCGCGAAACCCTTGAGGAAACGGGGCTCGCGCTCGGGCTTACCGGCGACATGGATGCAGGCCGCGCAGCCGAAGCGCGCGCAATGCTGCTCGAACGCGGCGAACTAGCGCCCGTGCTTGCCAGTTTCGACCTCACTCTGGACCTTGATGCGCTGACGCCTTTTGCGCGCTGGTTGCCCCTTGGCCTCGCACACAACCGCATCTTCGACACCATGTTCTACCTCGCCGACCTTGGTACTGGAGCGGTGGAAGTCGAGGTTGACGAGACGGAGAACACGCGCCTGTTCTGGGTCAGCGCGAGGGAAGCGCTGGCCATGGCCGATACGGGCGAAATCGCGCTGATCTTCCCCACCCGCCGCAATCTGGAACGCCTGGCGCAGTTCGCATCCTTCGACGAAGCGCGCGATCATGCCCGCGCGACGCCGGTCAGGACCATAACGCCGGAAATCGTCAAGGAAGCGGAGGGTTCGTTCCTCACCATTCCCGACGATCTCGGCTATCCGGTGACCCGGGAACAGCTGACCAGCGCGATGCGGGGGTGA
- a CDS encoding queuosine precursor transporter: protein MEKQDHPAPAQAPQFRYYDLVMAAFVTILLLSNLIGASKPSYVTLPGIGEWSFGAGVLFFPVSYIIGDVLTEVYGYARARRVIWTGFAALLFMAFMAWVVVQLPPADGWPGQEAYEFVFGNSWRIVLASMVAFWAGEFANSFVLAKMKVWTQGRHLWMRTIGSTVVGQGLDSLIFYPLAFWGLAGWPPELLWQVVLSQWLIKTAWEAILTPVTYLVINSLKRAEGTEVFDTDTDFSPFATSSNRA from the coding sequence ATGGAAAAGCAGGACCACCCCGCCCCGGCGCAGGCGCCGCAGTTTCGCTATTACGACCTGGTGATGGCGGCTTTCGTCACTATCCTCCTGCTGTCGAACCTGATTGGCGCATCCAAGCCCAGTTACGTCACCCTGCCGGGGATCGGCGAATGGTCTTTCGGGGCGGGCGTGCTGTTTTTTCCCGTCAGCTATATTATCGGCGACGTGCTGACCGAGGTCTACGGATACGCCCGCGCTCGGCGTGTGATCTGGACCGGTTTTGCAGCGCTGTTGTTCATGGCCTTCATGGCCTGGGTTGTGGTGCAACTCCCACCGGCGGATGGCTGGCCGGGGCAGGAAGCCTACGAGTTCGTGTTCGGAAACAGCTGGCGCATCGTGCTGGCGTCCATGGTCGCCTTCTGGGCCGGCGAGTTCGCCAACAGCTTCGTCCTTGCGAAGATGAAAGTGTGGACGCAGGGGCGCCATTTGTGGATGCGCACCATCGGCTCGACCGTGGTGGGCCAGGGGCTCGACAGCCTGATCTTCTATCCGCTTGCCTTCTGGGGCCTCGCCGGTTGGCCACCCGAACTGCTGTGGCAGGTCGTCCTGTCCCAGTGGCTGATCAAGACCGCATGGGAAGCGATCCTGACGCCGGTCACCTATCTCGTCATCAATTCGCTCAAGCGCGCCGAAGGCACCGAGGTGTTCGATACGGACACCGACTTCTCGCCCTTTGCGACCAGTAGCAACCGCGCATAA
- a CDS encoding TonB-dependent receptor → MKIRAGLLAGICAGALAVPAYAQDTTGDSSESGIAETTDNTRVIIVTAQRQAQSLQEVPIAVSAFDAEALEAQQIENASDLQLTLPNVSFTKSNFTSSSFTIRGIGDLCVGVTCDAATAIHVNGSPLFGTRLFETEYFDLERIEVLRGPQGTLFGRNATSGVVNVVTAKPDLSGFGAAAEFEYGSFDSMRVKGMVNIPIGDSVGMRVAGYYLDRDGFTENLYDGSNIDGREMYAIRGSLRFEPTATTTIDLMGFYFREDDDRMRIQKQTCQRDPTGVLGCLAGRRDFDSTNANSTLASVLTSAELFAIQGLPTALALGSVYGPDGFANFDEPDDVRVVNTPFTPEYYADELQIQAHLDQAIGAMNLSVTGIYQETTVDSRQDYNLGILDRSGYATGLNTLAFFAANGIPTGVASPAFIPGSSAYFAPIAAALIPNGPNGVLCTSDNLTENQGVFEGQSICSDAPLAFDRSYQEQTSWSGEVILSSDYDGPFNFLVGGIYAESEVGENSYYVNSFGLDYATAMLGTFSSFANGLPPSYLATSMYRNNTTDFKLQSFGIFGEVYFDISDRLKFTGGLRYNDDKKTVEARTTLASFLNPFSNDGDPFDSPFAGGFDADPGIDGAQPFQVREVSFNEITGRAVLDYEISPDNTLYVSYSRGYKSGGINPPLSPIFAVSESFGPESINAFEIGSKNTFLDGTAQVNLTGFYYDYSGLQLSRIVARTSVNDTIDAKIWGVELETVLSPSRNWLINLNLSYLNAEVAGDQFFSNPRDPGGGDPDAVIIKDLGNGSHCALTGAGADGLVNFLNPYFGLQGTSEFPADGGIASSGAFGICSIYQAATAGAIGLVNPALAPLQPFIDAFGPVSVLSPGVEVNLKGNKLPQAPEYKASLGVQYTAEFGSGMTLVPRFDIALTGEQYGNVFNGNVNRIEPFVQANAQIQLNSADERWYVRAFVQNMFDSDSVTGLYLTDASSGNFTNIFTLDPRRYGVAIGAKF, encoded by the coding sequence ATGAAAATCAGGGCAGGCCTCCTGGCCGGCATCTGTGCGGGCGCGCTCGCCGTTCCGGCCTATGCGCAGGACACCACCGGCGATTCCAGCGAGTCCGGGATTGCAGAAACCACCGACAATACCCGCGTCATCATCGTTACCGCACAGCGTCAGGCACAGAGCCTGCAGGAAGTTCCGATCGCGGTCAGCGCCTTCGATGCCGAAGCGCTCGAAGCGCAGCAGATCGAAAATGCGAGCGACCTCCAGCTGACGCTGCCGAACGTCTCGTTCACAAAGTCGAACTTCACCAGCTCCAGCTTCACCATCCGCGGCATCGGCGACCTCTGCGTCGGTGTGACCTGCGATGCCGCAACGGCAATCCACGTAAACGGTTCGCCGCTGTTCGGCACCCGCCTGTTCGAAACCGAGTATTTCGATCTCGAGCGTATCGAAGTCCTTCGTGGCCCGCAGGGCACGCTGTTCGGACGTAACGCGACGTCGGGCGTGGTCAACGTCGTGACGGCGAAGCCCGACCTATCCGGCTTCGGCGCCGCTGCCGAATTCGAATACGGCAGCTTCGACAGCATGCGCGTGAAGGGCATGGTCAACATTCCGATCGGCGATTCGGTCGGTATGCGCGTCGCGGGCTACTATCTCGACCGCGACGGTTTCACGGAGAACCTGTACGACGGCTCGAATATCGATGGCCGCGAGATGTATGCGATCCGCGGTTCGCTGCGGTTCGAACCGACCGCAACCACCACTATCGACCTCATGGGCTTCTACTTCCGTGAAGACGACGATCGCATGCGTATCCAGAAGCAGACCTGTCAGCGCGATCCCACGGGCGTCTTGGGCTGTCTTGCGGGGCGCCGCGATTTCGACAGCACCAATGCCAACTCGACACTGGCTTCGGTCCTGACCTCGGCCGAACTCTTCGCCATCCAAGGCCTGCCGACCGCGCTTGCACTGGGCAGCGTCTACGGTCCAGACGGGTTCGCCAATTTCGACGAGCCGGACGACGTGCGCGTCGTGAATACGCCGTTCACGCCGGAATATTACGCCGACGAATTGCAGATCCAGGCACACCTCGACCAGGCAATCGGCGCAATGAACCTGTCGGTGACCGGTATCTACCAGGAAACCACGGTCGACAGCCGCCAGGACTACAACCTCGGCATCCTCGACCGCAGCGGGTATGCCACTGGCCTGAATACCTTGGCATTCTTTGCCGCGAACGGGATTCCGACGGGCGTCGCCTCGCCGGCGTTCATCCCGGGTTCCAGCGCATATTTCGCACCCATTGCGGCTGCGCTGATCCCCAACGGGCCGAACGGCGTGCTGTGTACCTCGGACAACCTGACCGAAAACCAGGGCGTATTCGAAGGCCAATCGATCTGTTCGGACGCGCCGCTGGCATTCGACCGTTCCTACCAGGAACAGACCTCGTGGTCGGGTGAAGTCATCCTGTCGAGCGACTATGACGGGCCGTTCAACTTCCTCGTCGGCGGCATCTATGCCGAATCCGAGGTGGGCGAGAATAGCTATTACGTGAACTCGTTCGGTCTCGATTATGCCACCGCCATGCTCGGCACGTTCTCGTCCTTTGCGAACGGTCTGCCGCCGTCCTATCTTGCCACGTCGATGTACCGGAACAACACGACTGACTTCAAACTGCAGAGCTTCGGCATCTTCGGTGAAGTCTACTTCGACATCAGCGATCGCCTGAAGTTCACCGGCGGCCTGCGCTACAACGACGACAAGAAGACCGTCGAAGCACGCACCACGCTGGCAAGCTTCCTCAACCCCTTCAGCAACGATGGCGATCCTTTCGATTCGCCGTTCGCAGGAGGGTTCGATGCCGACCCCGGTATCGACGGAGCGCAACCGTTCCAGGTCCGTGAGGTGTCGTTCAACGAGATAACCGGTCGTGCCGTGCTCGACTACGAGATCTCGCCAGACAACACGCTCTACGTCTCCTACTCGCGCGGCTACAAGTCGGGCGGTATCAACCCGCCGCTGTCGCCGATCTTCGCTGTGTCGGAAAGCTTCGGTCCGGAATCAATCAATGCGTTCGAAATCGGCTCGAAGAACACTTTCCTCGACGGCACTGCGCAGGTGAACCTGACCGGTTTCTACTACGACTACAGCGGCCTGCAGCTTAGCCGCATCGTCGCACGTACCTCGGTCAACGACACGATCGATGCCAAGATCTGGGGTGTCGAACTCGAAACCGTCCTGTCGCCGAGCAGGAACTGGCTCATCAACCTGAACCTCAGCTACCTCAATGCAGAGGTTGCCGGCGACCAGTTCTTCTCGAACCCGCGCGATCCGGGCGGCGGCGATCCCGACGCCGTGATCATCAAGGATCTGGGCAACGGTTCGCACTGCGCACTCACCGGTGCGGGGGCCGATGGCCTGGTCAACTTCCTGAACCCCTATTTCGGGCTTCAGGGCACCAGCGAATTCCCGGCTGACGGCGGTATCGCCTCCTCCGGCGCATTCGGTATCTGCTCGATCTACCAGGCAGCGACTGCCGGGGCGATCGGACTGGTGAACCCGGCTCTGGCTCCGCTGCAGCCCTTCATCGATGCCTTCGGCCCCGTCTCGGTGCTGAGCCCCGGTGTGGAAGTGAACCTTAAGGGCAACAAGCTCCCGCAGGCGCCGGAATACAAGGCGTCGCTGGGCGTGCAGTATACGGCGGAATTCGGCAGCGGCATGACGCTGGTGCCGCGCTTCGACATCGCCCTGACCGGCGAACAGTACGGCAACGTGTTCAACGGCAATGTGAACCGGATCGAACCTTTCGTTCAGGCGAATGCGCAGATCCAGCTCAATTCCGCCGACGAGCGCTGGTACGTCCGGGCATTCGTCCAGAACATGTTCGATTCGGACTCGGTCACGGGCCTTTACCTGACCGATGCCTCATCGGGTAACTTCACCAATATCTTCACGCTCGACCCGCGCCGCTACGGCGTCGCGATCGGTGCGAAGTTCTAA
- the virB11 gene encoding P-type DNA transfer ATPase VirB11 → MSADIHPFAHQGAADEGEPPVDLHGERSVYLDAYLKPFAEWLERDTVTEILVNRPGEVWIEDASAGGMQKLRRPEIDDRLIQRLAEQVARVSHQGINREHPLLGATLPGGARVQFCGPPAARKHWAMAIRRHRRLDLPLDAYDTGPLSRPERGAMPDPQAEPVAFLREAIRQRRTILVSGGTSTGKTTFLNAMLGEIPRHERVVLVEDTPELKLPGENGVGLVAVKGELGEAKVTSNELLQAALRLRPDRIVLGELRGAESVSFLRAINTGHPGSFSTIHANSLRGALEQLALMVMQTGIGLTRQDTIAYAASVIDVVVQLSRDPDGRRGIAQIAESRDLLESGR, encoded by the coding sequence ATGAGCGCCGATATCCATCCCTTTGCCCACCAGGGCGCCGCTGACGAGGGTGAACCGCCAGTCGACCTGCACGGCGAACGCAGCGTCTATCTCGACGCGTACCTCAAGCCCTTCGCCGAATGGCTCGAACGCGACACGGTAACGGAAATCCTCGTCAACCGGCCGGGCGAGGTCTGGATCGAGGACGCCTCGGCCGGCGGGATGCAGAAGCTCCGCCGCCCCGAAATCGATGACCGCCTGATCCAGCGCCTTGCCGAGCAGGTCGCCCGCGTCAGCCACCAGGGCATCAACCGCGAACACCCGCTGCTGGGTGCGACCCTGCCGGGCGGTGCACGTGTCCAGTTCTGCGGTCCGCCTGCTGCCCGCAAGCACTGGGCCATGGCGATCCGCCGTCATCGCAGGCTCGACCTGCCGCTCGATGCCTATGACACCGGCCCGCTTTCCCGTCCGGAGCGCGGGGCCATGCCCGACCCGCAGGCCGAGCCTGTCGCGTTCCTGCGCGAAGCGATCCGCCAGCGCCGCACGATCCTCGTCTCCGGCGGCACCAGCACGGGCAAGACGACCTTCCTCAACGCCATGCTGGGCGAAATCCCGCGCCACGAACGCGTCGTGCTGGTTGAAGATACGCCGGAGCTAAAACTGCCGGGCGAAAACGGCGTCGGCCTAGTGGCGGTGAAGGGCGAACTCGGCGAAGCCAAGGTCACTTCCAACGAATTGCTTCAGGCGGCACTGCGCCTGCGACCCGACCGGATCGTGCTGGGCGAATTGCGCGGAGCCGAGAGCGTCAGCTTCCTTCGCGCCATCAACACGGGCCATCCCGGCAGCTTCTCGACCATCCACGCAAACAGCCTGCGCGGGGCGCTGGAGCAGCTTGCGCTGATGGTGATGCAGACCGGCATCGGCCTCACGCGGCAGGACACGATTGCCTATGCCGCAAGCGTCATCGATGTGGTCGTGCAGCTGTCGCGCGACCCCGATGGGCGTCGCGGGATCGCGCAAATCGCCGAAAGTCGCGATTTGCTCGAAAGTGGCCGATAA
- a CDS encoding TrbI/VirB10 family protein has translation MRLAMRLPEKKPGSAGIANDVDPRDEADADVIDLAQRNAFPAVARPGGKSDALGMVAGIAIVAGLGAITLWSMNSARLPEPEGVGNPQVQAPVAAAPVEAPAADAAIAPPTPQQQAAMADPAPAPVLAAAPQTMPGPNPYSNPTVVFDSGSGVVSGPAAALAEATSEGAASATGNSASDFASRVGGVGGAPAQAKAMTNPSTTVTQGTLIPAILETAIDTNVPGYVRAVVSQDVRSFDGTKVLVPRSSRLIGQYQSGMQNGQKRAYVIWTRLIRPDGASVNLASPAIGFDGTTGLEGKVSGAGFFQRFGSALLLSVVGGLGTIASGGAGGVIIGGAGQSAASTAAQQDGQRGPTVRVRMGEPIRIFTARDLDFSRVS, from the coding sequence ATGCGTCTCGCCATGCGCCTTCCCGAGAAGAAGCCCGGCAGCGCCGGAATCGCCAATGATGTCGACCCGCGCGACGAAGCCGATGCGGACGTCATCGACCTGGCCCAGCGCAATGCATTTCCGGCAGTCGCCCGCCCGGGCGGCAAGTCCGATGCGCTCGGCATGGTGGCCGGTATCGCCATCGTGGCTGGTCTAGGCGCGATCACGCTGTGGAGCATGAATTCGGCCCGCCTTCCCGAACCTGAAGGCGTGGGCAATCCGCAGGTCCAGGCACCTGTCGCGGCTGCACCGGTCGAAGCGCCGGCGGCCGACGCGGCCATCGCGCCGCCCACGCCGCAGCAGCAGGCCGCCATGGCCGATCCTGCACCTGCGCCGGTGCTCGCGGCGGCTCCGCAGACGATGCCCGGGCCCAACCCCTACAGCAATCCGACGGTGGTCTTCGATTCCGGCAGCGGTGTCGTGAGCGGCCCGGCAGCCGCCCTTGCGGAGGCAACGAGCGAAGGCGCAGCCAGCGCCACGGGCAATTCCGCATCCGATTTCGCCAGCCGCGTGGGCGGGGTGGGCGGCGCGCCCGCCCAGGCGAAAGCCATGACCAATCCCTCGACCACGGTCACGCAGGGCACGCTTATTCCCGCGATCCTCGAAACCGCGATCGATACGAATGTACCCGGTTATGTCCGCGCAGTCGTCAGCCAGGATGTGCGCAGCTTCGACGGGACCAAGGTGCTGGTGCCGCGTTCGAGCCGCCTCATCGGTCAGTACCAGTCGGGCATGCAGAACGGCCAGAAGCGCGCCTATGTCATCTGGACGCGCCTGATCCGTCCGGATGGAGCTTCCGTCAATCTCGCCTCGCCCGCCATCGGTTTCGATGGCACTACGGGCCTCGAAGGCAAGGTTTCGGGCGCCGGTTTCTTCCAGCGTTTCGGCTCCGCGCTCCTCCTCTCGGTCGTCGGCGGGCTCGGCACCATCGCCAGCGGCGGTGCAGGCGGCGTGATCATCGGCGGAGCGGGCCAGTCGGCCGCTTCCACTGCGGCACAGCAGGACGGTCAGCGCGGACCGACGGTGCGCGTGCGCATGGGCGAACCGATCCGCATCTTCACTGCGCGCGACCTCGATTTCTCGCGGGTCAGCTGA
- a CDS encoding TrbG/VirB9 family P-type conjugative transfer protein: MKRAVLPALALTLAATPAFADSRLVEVTYDEFSVVTIPGRVNVQASIVFGEDEVIENVAIGNSTTWQVTPNKRANILFVKPLEARATTNLTVVTSKRTYLFDLVASPTAKPLYVLRFDYPVDPEEEARKTQLAQSAAEPQAQAEPFAAVDPADLNFAWSGDGDAALLPERAFDDGQAVFLSWPTGKDVPAILVTNAKGDEGPVNYTVRGETIVIDGVPRTIILRAGKESATLVNTGPERAATPARSPDAALAQKGNN; this comes from the coding sequence ATGAAACGCGCAGTGCTCCCCGCGCTCGCCCTGACCCTGGCAGCGACGCCCGCATTTGCGGACTCCCGCCTCGTCGAGGTCACCTATGACGAGTTCAGCGTCGTCACCATTCCGGGCCGCGTGAACGTGCAGGCCAGCATCGTCTTCGGCGAGGACGAGGTGATCGAGAATGTCGCCATCGGCAATTCGACCACCTGGCAGGTCACGCCCAACAAGCGCGCCAATATCCTGTTCGTGAAACCGCTCGAGGCGCGCGCCACGACCAACCTCACGGTCGTGACCAGCAAGCGCACCTATCTGTTCGACCTCGTCGCCTCGCCGACGGCCAAGCCGCTGTATGTCCTGCGCTTCGATTATCCGGTCGATCCCGAGGAGGAGGCCCGGAAAACCCAGCTGGCGCAGTCCGCTGCCGAACCGCAAGCGCAAGCGGAACCCTTCGCGGCGGTCGATCCGGCAGACCTCAACTTCGCCTGGAGCGGGGACGGCGATGCAGCCCTTCTGCCCGAGCGTGCTTTCGATGACGGACAGGCGGTTTTCCTCAGCTGGCCGACCGGCAAGGATGTGCCCGCAATTCTCGTGACCAACGCCAAGGGTGACGAGGGGCCGGTGAATTACACCGTTCGCGGCGAAACCATCGTCATCGACGGAGTGCCGCGCACGATCATACTGCGAGCGGGCAAGGAAAGCGCCACGCTGGTCAACACCGGGCCCGAACGGGCGGCGACGCCTGCGCGCAGCCCCGATGCGGCGCTGGCCCAGAAGGGGAATAACTGA
- a CDS encoding type IV secretion system protein, translating to MTSATCQQAAEQVGNGVAAALRGVDCVAGEASAMAFGRLFAPGGALGMTLTIILTLYIAIFGFLLLTGRTNLGVRSLVPRMMTLGLVLTFATSWVAYQSVVWNLAIGTPDYLAGILTGTRGSATDTFAQKIDVVFMAIQEASGGNSDFSAFSPDGMMWLGAMLFMLGTVGLLVTTKIALGILIALGPVFVVMALFNGTRGLFTGWIKGVVMCALAPLFAVLGGSIMLELAVPILTSLTANPGFVPAQAGMAFFMIGAVHVALMVLVLKVAGAMVAGWTVFGLANSGEERDSAPAPAASPLYHQQLAAAQAATQASEQARRIDVSATATAPAANDAGGSSSTVRTTKVYATASAAGQPKPASEGPSRTMGIGSRFKPAPARGPASSTEKSR from the coding sequence ATGACGAGCGCGACCTGCCAGCAGGCCGCCGAGCAGGTAGGCAACGGCGTCGCCGCCGCCCTGCGCGGTGTGGACTGCGTGGCGGGCGAGGCCTCGGCCATGGCCTTCGGGCGCCTGTTCGCGCCCGGCGGCGCGCTCGGCATGACGCTGACCATCATCCTCACGCTCTATATCGCGATCTTCGGCTTCCTGCTGCTGACCGGGCGCACCAATCTCGGCGTGCGCAGCCTGGTACCGCGCATGATGACGCTGGGACTGGTGCTGACCTTCGCGACGAGCTGGGTCGCCTACCAGAGCGTGGTGTGGAACCTCGCCATCGGGACCCCCGATTACCTCGCCGGAATTCTTACCGGCACGCGTGGCTCGGCCACCGACACATTCGCGCAGAAGATCGACGTGGTCTTCATGGCGATCCAGGAGGCAAGCGGCGGCAATTCCGACTTCTCCGCCTTCTCGCCCGACGGAATGATGTGGCTTGGCGCCATGCTGTTCATGCTCGGCACGGTGGGCCTGCTGGTCACGACCAAGATCGCGCTCGGCATCCTGATCGCGCTGGGGCCGGTATTCGTCGTCATGGCGCTGTTCAACGGGACGCGCGGCCTGTTCACCGGCTGGATCAAGGGCGTGGTGATGTGCGCGCTCGCGCCGCTGTTCGCGGTGCTGGGCGGATCGATCATGCTCGAACTCGCCGTGCCGATCCTGACCTCGCTCACCGCCAACCCCGGGTTCGTCCCAGCGCAGGCAGGCATGGCCTTCTTCATGATCGGCGCGGTCCATGTGGCGCTGATGGTGCTGGTGCTCAAGGTTGCCGGAGCCATGGTGGCAGGCTGGACCGTGTTCGGTCTCGCCAATAGCGGCGAGGAGCGCGACAGCGCGCCGGCTCCTGCTGCATCGCCCCTCTACCACCAGCAGCTTGCGGCAGCACAGGCCGCCACCCAGGCGAGCGAACAGGCACGCCGTATCGATGTCTCGGCCACCGCGACCGCTCCTGCCGCAAACGATGCGGGCGGATCGTCAAGCACCGTGCGCACCACCAAGGTCTATGCGACCGCTTCAGCCGCCGGTCAGCCGAAACCGGCCAGTGAAGGGCCCAGCCGGACGATGGGTATCGGCAGCCGCTTCAAGCCCGCGCCCGCGCGCGGTCCCGCTTCTTCGACGGAGAAATCACGATGA